A region from the Tachyglossus aculeatus isolate mTacAcu1 chromosome 5, mTacAcu1.pri, whole genome shotgun sequence genome encodes:
- the LOC119928697 gene encoding ras-related and estrogen-regulated growth inhibitor-like protein, whose protein sequence is MVLRCPLRRSASFASESRLLQGEASSSSDLTMEAKVLVMGAAGVGKSALTVRFLTGRFIGEYGDLESVYSHSVAMEGREVLFHIWDVPGNQVQEHRSPSEEKQVQWADGFILVYSICDRASFLLLPAKVQLIKDAKEALGPKKVPIVLVGNKRDLGHHRTVSREEGRLLALTLDCGFHEVSAAEASDGAHAVFQGLAQRLCRARLAPRRGAGIRGIVKSMSAVFARKRTDSL, encoded by the exons ATGGTGCTCAGGTGCCCCCTGCGCAGGAGTGCCAGCTTTGCCTCAGAGTCCAGGCTGCTCCAAGGTGAGGCGTCCAGCTCCAGCGATCTTACCATGGAAGCCAAGGTGTTGGTGATGGGAGCAGCAGGTGTCGGGAAGTCAG CCCTGACCGTGCGCTTCCTGACCGGCCGCTTCATCGGGGAGTACGGGGATCTGG aatcAGTCTATAGCCACAGCGTGGCCATGGAGGGCAGAGAGGTCCTCTTCCACATCTGGGATGTTCCAGGCAATCAG GTCCAGGAGCACAGGAGCCCCTCCGAAGAGAAGCAGGTCCAATGGGCGGATGGTTTTATCTTGGTCTACAGCATCTGTGACCGGGccagcttcctcctcctgcctgccAAGGTGCAGCTCATCAAGGATGCCAAGGAGGCCCTGGGCCCCAAGAAGGTGCCCATCGTCCTCGTGGGCAACAAACGGGACCTCGGTCATCACCGGACGGTGTCCAGGGAGGAGGGCCGCCTGCTGGCGCTCACCCTGGACTGTGGCTTCCATGAGGTATCAGCGGCAGAGGCCTCAGACGGGGCCCATGCGGTGTTCCAGGGGCTGGCCCAACGCCTCTGCCGAGCCAGGCTGGCTCCCAGGAGGGGTGCGGGCATCCGGGGAATTGTCAAGAGCATGTCGGCTGTGTTTGCCCGCAAGAGAACAGACTCGCTGTGA